From a region of the Oncorhynchus masou masou isolate Uvic2021 unplaced genomic scaffold, UVic_Omas_1.1 unplaced_scaffold_4252, whole genome shotgun sequence genome:
- the LOC135534978 gene encoding CUB and zona pellucida-like domain-containing protein 1 isoform X1, protein MYLPRFVQPTPHNGEHLHAEVNKELEFRVKAEATHSTINDVIVSGPLNITNHMTTQGEFVIRWTPIRDNLGEYFPICFITEGLSGSSVYQSEMRCVVVEVGRRKVKAKVVCDETKMTVEVEKSSVTEIHEDHLRLNDPSNSACDLQRLSNSTHIIGVIPLNACGTQIEEDDDNLIFKNQITTFDNPNDIITRHHQVEFQFYCQYAKRGNVSLGFTAHRDSITVLEKGFGTFTYQFEFYQTSQFANMVDPRDYPIDVEVKQMIYMDIEAVSTVNNTELFVESCRAAPYDNPDYHPTYPIIENGCIVDETVQIFSPRHQRHFQFGMEAFKFIGMHDQVYISCSVILCEAGNPNTRCAQGCVNSTSPQPAGHHHHHRKREAAMQTAKRHISQGPLRLRKSSESSVTNVNMGLMVGCIVAAVAMLCGVMLYKSKTSGVKYQPLTTFET, encoded by the exons GATTAATGATGTCATTGTCAGTGGACCTCTGAACATCACCAATCACATGACTACCCAGGGGGAGTTTGTCATCCGGTGGACACCCATCCGGGACAATCTGGGGGAGTATTTCCCCATTTGCTTCATCACTGAGGGGCTTTCTGG ATCTAGTGTCTATCAATCTGAGAtgaggtgtgttgtggtggaGGTCGGACGCAGAAAGG TCAAAGCCAAGGTGGTGTGTGACGAGACCAAGATGACGGTAGAAGTGGAGAAGTCCTCTGTTACTGAAATTCACGAGGACCACCTCCGCCTCAACGATCCCAGTAACTCTGCCTGCGACCTGCAACGCCTCTCTAACAGCACCCACATCATTGGAGTCATCCCCCTCAATGCCTGTGGCACTCAGATAGAG GAAGACGACGACAACCTCATCTTCAAGAACCAAATCACCACCTTCGACAACCCCAACGACATCATCACCAGGCACCACCAGGTGGAGTTTCAGTTCTACTGCCAGTACGCCAAACGTGGCAACGTGTCCCTGGGCTTCACTGCACACAGGGACAGCATCACAGTGCTGGAGAAAGGCTTCGGCACGTTCACCTACCAGTTCGAGTTCTACCAGACCAGCCAGTTCGCCAACATGGTGGATCCCCGTGACTACCCGATAGACGTGGAGGTGAAGCAGATGATCTACATGGACATCGAGGCCGTGTCCACTGTGAACAACACTGAGCTCTTCGTGGAGTCCTGCAGAGCGGCGCCGTACGACAACCCCGACTACCATCCCACCTACCCCATCATAGAAAACGG gTGCATTGTGGACGAGACGGTTCAAATCTTCTCACCGCGTCACCAGAGGCATTTCCAGTTCGGAATGGAAGCTTTCAAATTCATCGGAATGCATGACCAG GTGTACATCAGCTGTTCAGTGATCCTGTGTGAGGCTGGGAACCCCAACACCCGGTGTGCCCAGGGCTGCGTCAACTCCACCTCCCCCCAGCCTGctggtcaccaccaccaccaccgcaagAGAGAGGCCGCCATGCAAACGGCCAAACGCCACATCTCCCAGGGTCCTTTGCGCCTGAGAAAGAGTTCAGAGAGCTCAG TGACCAACGTGAACATGGGGTTGATGGTTGGATGTATCGTAGCAGCCGTTGCCATGCTGTGCGGAGTGATGCTCTACAAGTCCAAAACATCAGGCGTTAAATACCAGCCCCTGACAACATTTGAGACTTAG